The sequence GAAAAGGAAGCTACTGTTAGTAGTATTGATCAAGCTGATAGTCACTAGGCAACAAGTCCCAGGCAGATTTATATGGGAAAGGCTGGATGTCAAAAATGCAGTGTTGTTATGGAAATGATTTATTATCAGCTAAAGGGAACTTTAAGGGAGTCAAGGAACTGACAGTCTAATATAAGGCACATTTCAGGTTTTGGAGTAAAGTCTAGCAAGAATATAGCTGCTGGGTCTGTTGCTAAGTGACTGTGTCTATTTGCCTAACTTCAGGCTTCAAGCTTGTGAAGTGATACTGATTTGTGGCTTTACATTCCTCATTGATAGAGAATGAACTTGGGCAGGATTCAGCTCTTTACAACAATTAACTGCAGGAGGGATTTTATAGTTaatatattttatgatttttaggCCTCTTGAGTGTATTGATTCTGCTTACAATTCTGCTCATCCTCTTCTGTATAGGAGTACATCTTTAGGCAAGATCACCTAGCTTCCTGAAAATCCTTGTCACCCAGTGAGCAATCTCCAAGCATCCTGCTTCTGAAAATAGTGATTCTAGTTTACTGGTATTCTGTATAGCACCAAAATGGTTGTTTTAGTAAACAATTAAACCTGAAGCTGGTCTTGTCTTCTGGCATAAAATCTATTTCCTAAAACAATAGTCAGGAGTCACTGCATCCTGGGCCAAAATGCATAGTGAGAATGCCTGAGATTGGCCTTTTAcatgctggaaaaaaactacGCATCTTTCACCGAGTCTGCTCAGTGAGGCCTCTAGATTCTGCTGTAAAATCAGGTATGAAACAGTGAAGTATTTGTGGTCTTAGGGCATTAGTGTAGGGATAAAGTGTCAGGATACAGACATTCATTTCCACAGCCATGTCCCAAAGTCACTTGCGccaaagagaatatttttggATAACTGTAGCAAGTTTTCACAGGACCAAGGGACTCACAGTTGTAAGACTTCTTTGGCCACCTGTATCCTAAAATAAATGCTGCTTTACCCTGGGTACTATTACTAAGGGTTTATAGTTCCACTGACTGGGCATCTGTAATATTTTCACTGTGTTTAATATCTCATTAGAATCTGGATGTAATATTTgattttgaaatacaaattatACCAAGCAATTGATGATCCTAATTCAGGgacactttttctttctcctctgtaaagatttgaaatttttttagcTACCCATAATGATTCTTATTAAGAATTTAAGGTATCTCATTGTTCTCTTACTGCCACTGATAAGAAGGTCATGTAGTTGCAAACCTTTTAAATTTGTGTTGGACCTTGTCTAATAAACTTGGTCATGTCCCATTATCTAACATTCTTTACTATATTTTTCTACTGCATTAGGTTCTACTACCAAAAGATCTTTTCATTATTCTTCCTTATTATTCCATGTTATTAACAATATagtaatatatttaaaattgtgTTTAGAGCTTGTAAAGAAACAGCCTGATTCTTATCTTTTATAGACATTTGCATAGTGTTTTCATACTTGCTGGAATTATCAAGTGTTTATATTTTTACTGTTGCTGGATCATGTAGAATTTTCCCCCACTGTTATTTAAAAGCGGTTATAGTCATGAGATCTTGCTTTTCCATGGGCTGATTATCCAAGTTGTGGATTACCTATGTGTTGTTACTTCCAGCCATTCTTAGGCTGCAGCAAAACGTGCAGCCACTCTAGGAAGCATCTGCATTTGATGTGTTGTGAATTGTGGTATTTTTTCATGAAGCACTGCTTTGTCTGCTTAGTGCTTAGTTTCTTCCACTTTCCACAGTTTCCAAATATTTGAAATTCAAATATTCCTGTGAATTATATACattgattttatattttggaataactgttttcattttataaaagcTTGTATTCTTCTCCATTATGATTGGTGTTCTTGAGAGGCGACCACTGACTATATTCTAGTACACTGATTTACAATGTTGAACTTTATTTATATAATGTTGTTTCAAATGAAAAGGGCCTCATAATCATTAAATACATCAACTGTGAGTGGTTTGACCTGTGTTCCAACACAATATGAAATCCTAAGTTCCCAATTCAAAAAGTTTCTGAAAACCCAGGGTTAAATCCATAAATGTTCTGAGgtaatacattttttattttaaaagttaatacAAAATACTTGTCATTTATCATTTTGGTGGGACATGTTAGGCCTGGTTAGGGGatatttggttggtttttattatttcagcagTATGAGATGAGAGTCACTTCTTTGACATCAGTAAGTTTATCCCTCTAGCCTCACTGATAGTAGAATATGTGTAACAACTATCCTTAATTAAGTTTTAACAATAATCCTGTTCTCCTAGTTACATGGAGAAAAGCCTGTGGTTGTGTTAACTGGGATTGTCCTCCCTATTTAGCATTTATGTTCTTagaatttaaagcaaaataatgcCATGGCTATGCTTTTGAAGTCCATTGCTGGGAAAATGCTAGAGCTGATACCTCTACCTCCTAAATACCCAAATCTCTGGGTTCTGTCCTGTTAAAGGCTGTTCACCTAGCTTGCAGAAGGAAAACTTAGTTTGGAAAATCACAGGTGCAGTAAGTAGTAGGGATGGTAATGGCAATAAAACCTCATATGGAATTCTTCTTCATTACAGGAGTACAAACGCAAGTTAGCCAGAGTGTCCCAAGTACGGAAAGAACTCAGGTCACGCATCCAGAACCTGCCTGATCTCTCTCGACTTCCCAACGTCACGGGCAGCCACGTACACCTACCGTTTGCAGGAGACATCTACAGCGATGACTGATTCCCAAACATCCCCCATAGCCTCTGCTTTTCTGTGGAATGAGGGGTAGGCCAGACCGATCGGTACACTTGTAGTATTATTTTTGTATATTGTTGCAGAGTGTCagtaaaaatactttaataatttataaaaaatggtttaaaaagtTGATTTGTTTACTATTTTATTGGTGAGTGAACATAAGGGTACATTTATAAAAGTGGCATCTCTGTCTGTTACATGGAAGAACGAATAATTATCTTTTGTAAAGATTTTAGTTGGGTGCCCTGTAAAAAACATGCTAAGATTTTTCTTATGTACCCTGTATTTAATGTAGAACAGTATATAatcaaaacataattttaactTGAGACGTTTCCGTTGCTAGTGGGAGAGTGAAACATGGAAATCATAGGCTTAGGTTTGCAAGAAGGCCAATGCCATTTAATGCAAAGTTAAAAGTGATCTTGCTGTCCATTACATTTAAATTACCCACTCCCAAAacaatgtggggtttttttgaagtaAATGTTAACAACCAATTTTCTATTGGAAAATATTAATCATGTTACACTGAGCAGATCTTCAAACAACTCAAAATACTACAATATTTTTGTATCATGTAGAAGTCAGCATGTAGAAACTATAAAATTGACCAGTTAATTATGTTTTGAAATTGTAGCTTTTTACAGCTGCTTAGTTTCTAAATCGAGGGACCATTCATTTGCAATCTAATCCTGTTCTGGAACATCTGTTTCCATCTAAAAAGGTTAATCCCAGAAATGTGAAGCCATTTTacagttttaattaaattgaAAGGTCATTTTCTAAAGTGTCTTAGTTGCTAAATGCCCGTTATTAAAATTTGACAATGTACCATCCATACAAGCAACAAAATGGTGATACAGCTGTACTGTACATCCTCTTCCACTGAGAAACCCTGGAGGCCAGCATGGGCTACCACCTCCTCACCTTCACCTGCTCCAGCAAATATTTCTAAATCTTGCTTGTCTTTTTCTCACACAACAGGAAGAGACTGTTCAGGCCTGTGTATAAttcaaacagcagaaaactATTGCCCAGTTAAAAACCTCTGTTGCATGCCATAAGTGTGGTATTTGTCAGGGAACAGCTGAATTTGTGAAGAATCCTTGTTTCCATACTATGAATCACCTTTTAAGTTCACTTAAAGATACAGATAGGCATTTAGCACATTGCCAGAAAGTTGCAGCTTTTCAGTTCACTGGAATGAGCCATGTAATCACTGAGTAATTTTAGAAATGCCTACCTGTACCTTTGGCATTTTGATGACCTAAAAGACCTGGGCTGCAAGTGTTTtaggtgccaatatcaaaatccgagcaccattggtttgaccacagcatcccagaattcccacttcttcctggtcaaaccatcACATTTGGATATATCATAGGACTGTTTTACGATTGCGTTTTGTCCATGGTTTTGCACTTGTCAGGCATTGTTTTGTACCAGTTCAGCTCACAGTTTACAAGTTTAATACACCTcacatgaaataaattttttttacaaaaagctgttcttcctttttaaaacccACAACAATTCAAAATAGTCCTGGAGTGAAATTGTTCAATTTCTGAATTGTTCAGACAGTTATCTGTCACTTGTTATTGGCTTCTACAGGGCGAATCACCAAAATAGTTGTAGGATGTGAATGGAGAAAGAATAACCactctctttaaaatacataCACTTGGACATAGGCATCTCAATTCAGTTACTTTTTCTCATGGAAGTTGCTATGAATTAGACCTCAGTTAAGTAGGGAAAAAGCCTGAAAAGATAGAAATACAAGCTGTTGACATAAAAGTCCATAGCATGCAATGTAGAATACTGATTTCCTAAAAAATTCTGACTGACAAATAGGAGTGTGCAAAATAGTTATCAGAGCTCACTACAGGTccaaaaatttcagttttgagTGGCAATTTTCCATTCCATACGAAATAAAGAGCTGTGACTACATTGAATCCAGAATATTTAGTTTCTTTAATTTAAGTGTAATATGCAAAATTAAATAACACTTACTGACATCTTTTCAGTGTAGATTCTTGATAAGAAAATGTTCTGATACAATTTTAatgtttcaaatatttctgttctagAATGTTAAACTCACATAAATTCTTACACACGTGTATTTGCATTGCAGTTGCAGTTAAAGCTCAGTTTTGCTAAAGAATAGCACCAAATTTGTGGTAAATATTAAACCAGCTTAATCTATTAGGAATTCTAAAACAAATCATAGAACTAGAGGCATAAATAGTGAGTTCATGGTTGAATTCCATCCATAGAAAACTTAATTTATGCCCAGAGGTGATTATAAGTGCAGTGACAAGGCTTATTAGACTATGCTGAAAGATCTATATTGGATACTCAGAATCATAGGGAATTAAGCTTAAACAATCTTTTTCAGCCTGAATTGAAATTAGTTGTAATAATAAAGTTGAGTGCTGAATTTTCTTGATCTCtcaaaggttttaaaaaaaacatgaCATTTACTTCACTGGATCTGTTTTTCCTATTCATAACTCCTGGTGATAACATTGCTTATCTATAGGTAATGTAGAACTGATAAAAGAGTGAGGAAAACCTCAACTTTTTCTTGCTGTATATAAGTTTTAATTTTGAGAGAGTGTTATTTTCTAgatatatttttccttattttactgTGAAATTGTTTACTTCAAGGAGTTTTTCATAGCTGGGGTTTTGGAAATGATCCCTCAATATTTGTTTGGAAAAGAGGGCTTGTGAAAGGCAAAAGTCACTCTTAGAGGAAGTGTCATATATTAATGGCTGAATGGTAcgctggggtttttttatttatatgggAAAGGCATTGGGTATCAAGTAGTTAGGAGATTTATACTGTAACTGTAATAGTATAGCAGGAGATAGCATGGTAGAGTACAGATGCAGCCCCGTAGTGTCAAAAAATACCTCCAAATTCTCAGGTTCCAAAGCTCAATGTACGTACTTGTGACatctcaggaagaaaagaggCTGGGTGCGTAAGGGTAGGGTGCCGAAGAGACAAAAGGGAGAACATGCCTGGGTGGAAAGGTAGAGCAAACCACATGTCAGCTTCTGTCAAAACAGAAATAAGTGTGAGACTGGGCAGCACAATGTTTTATCTGTAGGTGGGGTTGTACCACAGAACTGCTTTGGGGTGTTGCCatcctgggaaagaaaatgcatGGGCTTACCCTGCCTACCTCTTCTAATGTGGTCTGGCAATGCAGAATGCCTGCCATACAAAAGGCACAATTATAAaatatctgaatatttttaGTCTAATAATAAAGTCATAATAATTAGATTATTTTCTTCACTATATTGCACTTTTATTAAGCATTCtctgaaaaaagcaaagatattcctgcagcactttgcCATATGAGAATGCTTACCTTGGAGGTCACTGGGACTGCTTGTATGTATATTCTAGTGTTTGCAGGCTCAAACTGTGTTTTTTGCAGAATGTTTTGAAAGATATCAGGAATACTACCCctcttttgtggttttaaaaataaatgtgaagtCCTTAGTTACAAAAGTTGCCATTCTTAGAAATTATGTTTCATGACTTCTTTTGGAAATTAGACCACAGCCTGCACTAATACTAGCTTGTCTGATTCACTCTGTAATGTttgtattaatatattaaagCACCTCTGTTAATCCCTAGCAACACAACCCAAACCACATGCTTATTATGTATTTTATCTGAGTAGTCTTCTGAGTGTCAAATTGAGAGCTTTCATTATGATGAAATTACATTCCTGCTTACCTGAAGTTTCAAAAAACCCATTGTGTTAGGACTTGCACAGACTAGTTCTGCTCTCACATCTCAGTGGTAACTCAGTTTGGTCCTTTGATGATGACCCAAACACATATGTAGGAAGGATGCAGTAGCCAGCGGTGCAGATGACAGTGGAGGAGGTGGAAATCATACATAGGCTTGGTTGGCCCTCTGCAGAAGAGCCTTTTGAAACATAAGGAAATAGATCTGtgggtgtggggtttttttcagtgggaaaatCAGTGAAAACCAGCACGTCTAAAATTTGATGGTTACATTTACAAATGTTTAGGCCAGTTCTGCTCATTACATTTAATCACAGTGATTATTCCTGCAAGTAAAGAAAGCAGGCTCAAACATAGTGGCTGAagtggaaatttttttaatgaatgacCAATTTTGTCTCGGCTCCTATTTCAGTGTGTCATTTATCTTGATTAAGTAGTAAGCCTCTTCCATCGTGTTATTTAGGAATCTAATTCTGACTTCATATTTACAATAGTTGAAGTATCCTACTAAGCATGAtgtttttgtgggaatttgAAAAAGTTCAATAGCACTCATTACTTGTTTGCAACAGAAATAGACTTATTTGTTAAAAGCTAACAAGAAAAGTTTGAAATGTAAAGATGTTTCATTATTGTGCTTTTCTGACAGAACCTGTAATCCTTGTGTAATTTATGTCTTCAGAATTACACCTGTATGTACGCTCTTTcatatttaataaaacattGTTGTAAAAACATCTTTGAAAATTATTGTTCCCTGCTTGTCTTCTCAGTCTCATGGTGAGAAATGGCTTTAATGTCAGCTGCTCCCTATACTAGGAGGTAGTCAAGATCTCATCTCAGGGATGATGCTGAGGAAATGCTTGATACTAATTTCAAGGTTTATTACTCCCTGTATTCTGTGTGACGGTTTTTGGTGAGAAAGCAGTGTGTTAAAGGGTCTGAGGTTCTGTGTCTAGAACTGTAAATTTAGTTGAGCTGATTATTTTAAGACACACTTTTGTAACATTTTCAGTGTGGTACAAGTACTGCCAGTGATACACATACCATTGGCCAGTAGAATTTGTGTGAGCTGGGAAATAACTCCCACTCTCAATTCAAATGCCTCTTTGCAGGGCTGTATGCTTAATGGAGACCTTCTTGCTCTTACTTTACAAAGTCTGAAATGAGAGAAGGCATTTCCTCTCTCGAGTTGTCCTTCCAGCTCTTCAAACACAAGCCAGTAATGTGGCCTGGCAGTGGTTTGGAGGGGAGCTCAGCAAGTCTCTCACAGCCAGCAGCCTTCAGTGTTTCATCAAGTACAGGAAGGTAATGTGTCCTGAAGGGGAGAGTGCCTGACTTGCATGTATGTGTGTAGTCTGTGTTTGCATGTAAGCCTCTATGTGTGGGTACGTATATACCTATATATATTATCTATAGAGATATGTTTATACATATGTGTGTCTATCTTTCAATACACTAATTCTGTGAAAGTCCAGTTAACAGAAAGAACACTCCATTAAAGGCTTAGGAGTAATATAAAAGCACTGGAGAATATTTCTACCTAGCATTTTGAAGCACACTTGTAAAACAAGAGAAGGCACGTACTCAATGACTTCTTTCCCTTTGTTCCCAGAATAAAGTCTAATAGCTCACAATAACAATCGCTTTTAACAACACATCTAGACATATCTGACAACTGGtaaatccaaagaaaaaaagatgttgTTTGGAGCATGACAAGGCTCTATCTCTGTTAACAAATAGTGTGCTGCAAAGGTAACACTCTTGGTGTGCAGAATGTCTACCACCCACGAAACATTTTTGGAAGTGCATAGTTTAGACAAGCTCTCCTGTGATCGTGTGGATAGATCACCCATTAGCTTTCTCTGCACACTGGTTGTGCTCCCCCCTCCATGTCTTTTATCCCTTCTCTGTAGTTTTATCCAGAAAGAATGCACTCTTGAGACAGCAAAATGTTGTGTAAGAAGCACTGTAAACAAAAACAACAGGGAAATGAGCTCTAACAAACACATTAATGTTGGGACACCTCAAAACTCAGCAGATGCCTGTGCTGGTTTCACACTGGCCTCATGGGAAGCACAGCAGTACCTAATGTGTGtacttttaataaatttattgcAAAATTGGTATTTTCAAATACTTCTGTGTAATGAACATTTTCCATCAACAAAACTAAGTATTTCTTCCAGAGGACTGGATTGTAAGTGCAGCAACATGTCAATCAACGCCAAGTTCTACACTGGAAAAGGCAACACTCCAAGGTTTGTATTTTGATTAAAGAGTGGCAGTTCATTTTATCCTACATGTACACAAGAGACAATGAGCAGTGTGTCCTTCAGTTATTGTGCATGTGTACAGGAGATATAAAAAGGTTACATGCCAATTTGAGACTCTTAAATACAGTTTACAACAAACTCTTCTCCCCTGCCCTGGACTGCTTCCCAGTCCACCAAGTTATTTGCTGGTCCTATTTCTGAAGTAGTGTTCACTGAGTTTGAAGGCACTTAAAGTAAGCTATTCATTAAaccagcaaaagaaaatgaaaatacagaccTTTACATCCAAGAAAGTATATGTTTTTAACTAACTGGCTCTGTTTTTCAGGGGGGAATGTGAAGCACCACGTGCAGAACTTTCACTGCAGAAATACGCAGGACGGGCTATAACCTCAGTCTTGAACCGTTACTTTATATTTCCTCTCTCATCTCTGTGCCAAACACAAAATTGATAATCTTTAATGGTCCTGATGGGGCCATCATCAGCTTCCTCAAAGGATAAATCCTGGCTTTTAATTCTTGGGGCATCAGAAACTGCAAAACATGTCCAAGATTCCCAAGCATATTAAACTGGCTATCTTTACTTCTCCCGCTGGCAGACCATCACTCCCCTTAGAAACAGACCTTCCTTCTAAAAAACATGAGCTATGCTTCCACAAGGTACAGGATGTTAGCCTGAGTTTTAAAGAAATCACTGTTgatttactaaaactggagcaATATTTATTGCTGTAATCTTTattactttgaaataaaatgtaactAAAGTAAAGTCAAGAAGGTTTTGAAATCTgccttctcatttttctctttttcttctagGTCAAGCATCCGTTTTAGCCTAGAAAAGTGAAATTTGGAATTTCGGGGAGTCTTGGAAGCAGAGTTGGTTGTTGTCTGTCCAGATTCACGtgttctgaaaaacaaaagattCAAATGTCTTACAGGAGAGAAATAAGAATTAATATAAAGTAACTGTGAAAGCACACATATATAATTTGAGTGGAAAATATCCAAGAGAAATAGTGTATTTTTATGTGCAAGTGTGCAGGCAGAAGCAATACTTTGTCATGCAAATTTTACATTAAAGACATTTTGCATTAAAGACACAAATGTAACTGGGTATTCTTTGCACACAGTGGCTTTCAATGAGAGTCTTTGATTTTAAAGGTTGAAAAGTTAAAATTGATCTCCTCAACCATGCCAACTAAGAAATACACTAAATTATCAATTTAAACTTTATTAAATGACATCTAAAATCAACAAGATTTAATACACTCTACTTGGCAAAGGGCTGCTTTAAATAGGAAAGAAACACATACCTAGAAAGTGATGAGGGACTGTTCCCCTTAGATCCCAACCTACTGCTGCTTACAGGTGTCATTTTCTTTGCAGACTGAATTTTTACATCTGGTGTCTTCAGGCTAGATTTGATACCTGGAGTGCCACAATTTTGTGTTTTGGCTGCCAGAAAATCCCTGCTTTTACCATAGTATCTTGTTGTTTTGTTGCAAGATTTGCAAGTAACCAGCTATGGAGAGAAGAAACGAAGTATCAATCTGTCTTTCAGTCTTTCCACCTTTATGTTATAAAGCCATTAGAAGAATTACTCAAACTGTTCTCCAAATATCATGacacaaattaaatatttgcttaagTGAAACATGAGATACTAAAAAGTACAAAGATACACTTTGTAACTCTTATTTTAATTCAGGCTTCTTGAAGCCAAATACATCTGGGTTTATCTAGAAATTACTCCAATTCCCTACAAACTCATTTCGGGGGACCCATACTGCTGAATGTAATATTGTGATATACAGAGAACAACCCTGTTAAGACATGAAACAGCACCTGAACTGGGCAAATCATATTTTGAGTGTACAAGATACACTGAGTATACTGGAGTACTCCTACACATTGGGAATTTCGCTAAAAAATTTGACATTCTGTGTCATCTAAAGTTATTAGCATATTCTACCCCCAATGAAGTTATATTGCCCACTTTTCAGGGAATCTTGGGATACAATATTTAAACTACCAAACTCTCAAACCCAGTCATCCATTTTACTAAAAACAGCAAGTCTCAGTGAACAAAGCCAAGGCTTTGTATTAGAGCAAAAGTACTTCCTACAGTAAGGAGGATGTTCTAAACAAAGGgcactttctcttctctctgtgtACCTCTAGGCTGCAGGGAACTTCAGCAGCACACCAGGCTGAGAGGTGCATCAGAACTGATCACATCACCCAGTCAGAGGCTGTCAGGCATTCCTGAAATCCCTCACTGCCATGGCAACTACTCATACTAAGATATATGAAAGTAATACAGCCAGACAGCTTTCTGAGGCACCAATTAGACTGACAGAAAAACAGTTCTGTGATGCTTCTGGTTAAAAATAACATACTCAAAAGACTGTCACAAAAACGTCTAAGCAGTTTTGAAA comes from Zonotrichia leucophrys gambelii isolate GWCS_2022_RI chromosome 2, RI_Zleu_2.0, whole genome shotgun sequence and encodes:
- the C2H18orf21 gene encoding UPF0711 protein C18orf21 homolog isoform X2 — encoded protein: MGRRRLLASAEQLAETCPGEARFLLWTLRSSRGNERGLERICPYCFQFLVPDSYRVRLKPKMKVTPQIEKVLKREEKNHKLNMKQTKLLRKYRESKSILLVTCKSCNKTTRYYGKSRDFLAAKTQNCGTPGIKSSLKTPDVKIQSAKKMTPVSSSRLGSKGNSPSSLSRTRESGQTTTNSASKTPRNSKFHFSRLKRMLDLEEKEKNEKADFKTFLTLL